The following coding sequences lie in one Candidatus Binataceae bacterium genomic window:
- a CDS encoding fatty acid desaturase, which translates to MSNLALEQTAEPEASLRGWEWPWWRTTRHDFIILPWFILIHLTALAGLILFPLPAWRVLLGALALAWIGGLGTTVCYHRALAHRSLKLHPALSAVLTFFAMFNSSGSPITWTASHRVHHAKADTVGDVSSPALHGFWWAHMRWLWQAEAPSIDRYCPDLNRFKYRVWKPLQPAILALSYFGGLYFSPAAFFWLGSIRMVYALHAQCFVNSICHTEPNTPFGMDSSRNVKWLGWMHFLQGENWHRNHHARPGIARLGWNWRQPDVGYAVVCMFEKVGLVSDVRRGSGVVGSRLQSNN; encoded by the coding sequence ATGAGCAATCTCGCGCTTGAACAGACGGCTGAGCCAGAGGCCTCACTCCGCGGATGGGAGTGGCCATGGTGGCGAACCACTCGTCACGACTTCATCATTCTTCCCTGGTTCATACTCATTCATCTGACGGCCCTGGCAGGATTAATCCTGTTCCCGCTACCCGCCTGGCGCGTGTTACTGGGCGCCCTTGCATTGGCGTGGATCGGCGGACTGGGGACGACCGTATGTTACCATCGCGCGCTCGCGCACCGCTCGCTGAAGCTGCATCCGGCCCTCAGCGCCGTGCTCACGTTCTTTGCGATGTTCAACAGTTCCGGGTCGCCGATTACGTGGACCGCCAGCCATCGCGTGCATCATGCCAAGGCCGACACCGTGGGCGATGTATCAAGCCCGGCGCTCCACGGGTTCTGGTGGGCGCACATGCGATGGTTGTGGCAGGCGGAGGCACCGTCGATCGATCGCTATTGTCCCGATCTCAATCGTTTCAAGTACCGGGTATGGAAGCCGTTACAGCCCGCGATACTTGCGCTCTCATATTTCGGCGGATTGTATTTCAGCCCCGCGGCTTTCTTCTGGCTCGGATCAATCCGGATGGTCTATGCGCTACACGCCCAATGCTTCGTCAACAGCATCTGCCACACCGAGCCAAACACACCCTTCGGCATGGATTCCAGCCGCAACGTTAAGTGGCTCGGTTGGATGCATTTCCTCCAGGGCGAGAACTGGCATCGCAACCATCACGCCCGCCCCGGTATCGCGCGGCTGGGTTGGAACTGGCGCCAGCCTGACGTTGGCTACGCGGTAGTTTGTATGTTCGAAAAGGTTGGCCTGGTCAGCGACGTGCGACGCGGATCGGGTGTGGTTGGCTCAAGGCTTCAGTCGAACAACTGA